One genomic segment of Paenibacillus xylanexedens includes these proteins:
- a CDS encoding TauD/TfdA family dioxygenase: MKKKFDKGAQMVIQKEIVKQSFLEEGQELPLVIKPNVAGLDLNQWYLNNKDMVEEKILEYGGVLFRGFDTTTPESFYGFIDVSCPEPLSYKEGATPRTQVQGKVYTSTEFPNEETIAPHNELSYVMTWPKKIWFSSIVVADEGGETPIVDVRKVYNLIDPDIRDVFAEKGWMLVRNYGTGFGQTWQYVFHTESKDEVEQYCLDNNMACQWNEDGTLTTKQVRPAITIHPDTNENLWFNHIAFWHSSSLNEEVRNLMLEEFGESGLPYQTYYGDGTSIDADVAAHIRQAYADATIAFPWQEGDILMLDNMLVAHARNPYQGDRKVLVAMGEPVSR, from the coding sequence ATGAAGAAGAAATTTGATAAAGGTGCGCAGATGGTCATCCAGAAAGAAATTGTGAAGCAATCGTTTCTGGAGGAAGGTCAGGAACTGCCGTTGGTAATCAAACCCAATGTAGCCGGTCTGGATCTGAATCAATGGTATCTCAACAATAAGGATATGGTAGAAGAGAAAATTTTGGAATATGGTGGCGTCCTGTTCAGAGGTTTTGATACTACCACACCAGAAAGCTTTTATGGGTTCATCGATGTAAGCTGCCCCGAACCGCTCAGTTATAAAGAAGGAGCAACACCGAGAACCCAAGTACAGGGCAAGGTGTATACGTCAACGGAATTTCCGAACGAGGAGACTATTGCACCGCATAATGAACTGTCCTACGTCATGACATGGCCCAAAAAAATCTGGTTCTCCAGTATCGTTGTTGCTGATGAAGGAGGAGAAACACCTATTGTGGATGTACGGAAAGTATATAACCTCATTGATCCGGACATTCGGGATGTTTTTGCAGAGAAAGGCTGGATGTTGGTTCGAAACTACGGAACTGGATTCGGACAGACCTGGCAGTATGTTTTCCACACGGAGTCCAAGGACGAGGTCGAGCAATATTGCCTGGACAACAACATGGCTTGCCAATGGAATGAGGATGGAACATTGACAACGAAACAGGTGAGACCGGCCATTACGATCCACCCGGATACAAATGAGAACCTGTGGTTCAATCATATTGCATTCTGGCATAGCAGTAGCTTGAACGAGGAAGTTCGCAACTTGATGCTCGAAGAATTTGGAGAGAGCGGCTTGCCATACCAGACGTATTATGGAGACGGAACTTCAATTGATGCTGATGTGGCTGCACATATTCGTCAGGCTTATGCCGATGCCACGATCGCATTTCCATGGCAAGAGGGAGATATTCTTATGCTGGACAATATGCTGGTGGCGCATGCACGGAACCCGTATCAGGGAGATCGAAAAGTACTGGTAGCCATGGGAGAACCCGTGAGTCGTTAA
- a CDS encoding non-ribosomal peptide synthetase, with the protein MENVMLGYPLSPQQKRLHELNNNGLTSLVPSVIAVNIEGECSNDQIELAVKRIAEKYSTLRTSIEADPNYGVHLQKVDSETRSRFRTAYSDEPIQEQDIQGLIRKELDTWTGDYSLEAINVDLSERSKVLILAFDPQFSDIEPAVILADLSQLIVSEVDPELLEEEVPYYAVSEWLNDLLTNDEHAEERSFWNNKRFDHVDKQLSMVSGSGTTSITMASFPVEGSPELWAELEKVAEKAGSTIDNVTLACWNLTLHLLGEDKELTVGVHTLGRQDEDLEKVVGALNRYVPLYSGLKEDDTLTQFFQRTTSEAKDSAEYADYFDFKMFSKSNLSQSVFSYGFESRDASSVVESGGHTFRVVYQSEQIEPVHLGLHIQQYPDRRDIVLRYNEEKYTPTEIGYVADIFTHICNKAYVNLDEPVSSNIIPDHLTFTLQSILQGEVREYATSTLVEMLDEQALKTPDQVAVVSGNTLLTFREIHQKSKQLAHYLHRTRSVGHGDVVGVSVERSPELVIALLSVLRAGAAYVPLDPDYPNERLSYIRENARIETVLLLNKNNERLNSLFANPVFLEEEGEAIANEPTDAPAIGVDARDIAYILYTSGSTGRPKGVKVSHQAISNHMHWMNNEFPLSGEDAVLQKTSINFDASVWEFYAPLTTGARLVLAEPDMHADPDYLLDIIYKERITTLQVVPTMLQALVEKETLSSAPLKRVFSGGERLGIPLQKAFFAGSNAQLINLYGPTEASIDTTYHICDKDNVHETIGRPIHNTNLLVLDSNLNLVPPGVAGELYISGKGLADGYVDEHLNDQAFLTHAYTPDKVMYKTGDRVRYFPDGHIEYIGRVDRQVKLRGYRIELGEIEKVLNEHPHVRLAAAKLLEKTEPLLAAYVELDTTGEIQDVKQWISSALPEYMIPNVIQVLEHLPLLSNGKIDYHALPDVDVSSGAKYAAPTTTVEQIVAQIWRAVLKREQISIDENFFALGGHSLIATQVISGIRQQVGVNLPLRKIFDAPTIRELSEVIENLLLEANGYSAEGN; encoded by the coding sequence ATGGAAAATGTAATGCTGGGTTATCCCCTTTCACCACAACAGAAACGACTGCATGAACTGAATAATAACGGATTAACATCACTGGTCCCAAGTGTAATTGCTGTTAACATCGAAGGTGAGTGCTCCAATGATCAGATTGAATTAGCCGTGAAGAGAATAGCCGAGAAATACAGCACACTCCGCACTTCCATAGAAGCCGATCCCAATTATGGGGTCCATCTTCAGAAAGTAGATTCGGAGACCAGAAGCCGATTCCGTACTGCATATTCCGATGAACCGATTCAGGAGCAGGATATCCAAGGGCTGATCCGAAAGGAGTTGGACACATGGACAGGTGATTATTCGCTGGAAGCCATTAACGTGGATCTGTCCGAACGTTCCAAAGTGTTGATTCTCGCTTTTGATCCACAGTTCTCGGATATTGAACCTGCCGTTATTCTAGCGGATTTATCACAATTAATCGTGTCTGAGGTGGACCCTGAACTTTTGGAAGAAGAGGTACCGTACTATGCTGTATCCGAGTGGTTGAATGACCTGTTGACCAATGATGAGCACGCGGAGGAAAGAAGTTTTTGGAACAATAAACGGTTCGATCATGTTGATAAACAATTGTCCATGGTATCCGGTAGCGGAACCACGAGTATTACGATGGCAAGTTTCCCTGTGGAAGGGTCACCAGAATTGTGGGCTGAACTTGAGAAGGTAGCGGAGAAGGCTGGAAGTACGATAGATAACGTTACGCTCGCCTGTTGGAATCTGACTTTGCATCTGCTGGGCGAGGATAAGGAACTAACGGTTGGCGTACATACGCTTGGCCGACAAGATGAGGATTTGGAGAAGGTTGTCGGTGCATTGAATCGATACGTACCTCTGTACTCGGGCTTGAAAGAGGACGACACGCTGACTCAGTTTTTCCAAAGAACGACGAGTGAAGCGAAAGATAGTGCAGAATATGCAGATTATTTTGACTTCAAAATGTTTAGCAAATCGAATTTGAGTCAATCTGTGTTCTCCTATGGATTCGAGAGTCGGGATGCATCATCCGTGGTGGAATCGGGTGGTCACACGTTCCGGGTTGTGTATCAGTCGGAACAGATTGAACCGGTTCACCTTGGACTCCATATCCAGCAATACCCTGATCGCAGAGATATCGTTCTTCGATATAACGAGGAAAAGTACACTCCGACAGAGATTGGCTACGTAGCGGATATATTCACACATATTTGCAACAAGGCCTATGTGAATCTGGATGAACCCGTATCGTCTAATATCATCCCTGATCATCTGACATTTACATTGCAATCGATTCTTCAAGGAGAGGTTCGGGAATATGCAACCTCGACATTGGTGGAGATGCTGGACGAACAAGCCTTGAAGACACCAGATCAGGTTGCGGTTGTGTCCGGTAACACTCTGCTTACGTTCCGGGAAATCCATCAGAAGTCCAAACAGCTTGCCCACTATCTGCATCGGACAAGAAGTGTCGGGCATGGAGATGTAGTCGGGGTAAGCGTGGAGAGATCTCCTGAGCTGGTCATAGCCCTTCTGTCGGTGCTTCGAGCAGGTGCGGCTTATGTACCACTTGATCCGGATTATCCCAATGAGCGATTGTCCTATATCCGTGAGAATGCCCGCATTGAAACGGTGCTGTTGTTGAATAAAAACAATGAACGGCTCAATTCCCTTTTTGCTAATCCTGTGTTTCTTGAAGAAGAAGGTGAGGCAATTGCGAATGAGCCCACGGATGCACCGGCAATCGGAGTAGATGCCAGAGATATCGCCTATATTCTCTATACTTCTGGTTCCACAGGCAGACCCAAAGGGGTCAAAGTGTCACATCAGGCCATCAGCAACCATATGCATTGGATGAACAATGAATTTCCACTGAGCGGGGAAGACGCTGTATTGCAGAAAACATCGATTAATTTCGATGCATCGGTATGGGAATTCTATGCACCGCTCACTACGGGCGCAAGGCTGGTTCTTGCTGAGCCGGACATGCATGCTGATCCCGACTATCTGCTCGATATTATTTATAAAGAACGGATTACAACATTACAGGTTGTACCTACCATGCTTCAGGCTTTGGTGGAAAAAGAAACCCTCTCTTCAGCACCGTTAAAAAGGGTGTTCAGCGGCGGAGAGAGACTGGGAATTCCGCTCCAGAAGGCTTTCTTTGCTGGTTCCAACGCTCAGTTAATTAACTTGTACGGCCCAACTGAGGCGAGTATTGATACGACGTATCATATCTGTGACAAGGATAACGTTCATGAAACGATCGGCAGACCCATTCATAATACGAATCTGCTCGTGCTGGACTCGAACCTGAATCTTGTCCCGCCAGGTGTTGCCGGAGAGTTATATATCAGTGGAAAGGGTCTGGCAGATGGCTATGTGGATGAACATCTAAATGATCAGGCTTTCCTGACACATGCTTATACGCCGGACAAGGTGATGTACAAAACCGGTGACAGGGTTCGTTATTTTCCGGATGGTCATATCGAATACATTGGCAGGGTTGACCGGCAGGTGAAGTTAAGAGGGTACCGGATCGAACTCGGTGAGATCGAGAAGGTTCTGAATGAACACCCTCATGTGCGACTTGCAGCGGCGAAGTTGTTAGAGAAGACAGAACCATTGCTGGCTGCCTATGTAGAACTGGATACCACTGGAGAGATTCAGGATGTCAAACAGTGGATTTCATCCGCACTTCCCGAATATATGATTCCGAACGTCATCCAAGTGCTGGAGCATTTACCGCTGCTGAGCAATGGGAAAATTGATTATCACGCCCTGCCGGACGTGGATGTGAGTTCCGGAGCGAAATATGCCGCACCAACGACAACCGTTGAGCAGATTGTTGCCCAGATCTGGAGAGCGGTATTGAAGCGGGAGCAGATTAGTATTGATGAGAATTTCTTTGCACTCGGAGGGCATTCGCTTATCGCAACGCAGGTCATCTCTGGGATCAGACAACAGGTAGGTGTTAATCTGCCGCTACGTAAAATATTTGATGCGCCTACCATTCGTGAATTGTCCGAAGTGATTGAGAATCTGTTATTGGAAGCGAATGGTTATTCTGCGGAGGGTAATTAA
- a CDS encoding non-ribosomal peptide synthetase has protein sequence MKKSGAVINKSELIDRILSQMNVTNTVQRTSRDINRFPLSFAQKRLWLQQQIEPGSTAYNMVFANEIRGEFDESAFEQAIGLMVDRQELLQIRIDSEEGVPYQYILKEQPDYQWVDLSMYPEDQAESQIVDGIKRADGPFDFTRDRLCRFKLFKLNDQRHIFVLMMHHIISDGQSIEVIRRDLLSYYEHFRGVGPLPAYNPSATQYIDYAVWQNQLLGSNEFANQKRYWLDQLKGHSYTLTLPYDHERPQKRSEEGISVYFTIPAPLTSKLREISEKYHSTLFMVMYTCFAILLRKYSGETDLMIGTPVSNRPQSDLEKIVGFFVNTLVLRSRINDQESFLKHLDASKNTILDAFDHQDVPIDLLFDDLVQSRNTGYSPLFQVMFSLAKAGDFEQTEQQAVFREIKLKQTNTSKFDMSLDLTEDRDVIKGTFECSRDLFHVSTIERWASNFIALLEHIVDHPGKPIAGVGAVSDEERQKVLYEWNDTVMDYPDHICVHHLFEASVSQAPDQVAVVYGGEQLSYRDLDRQANQLAHLLIEKGIGPDKAVAIGIERSLHLPIALLAVLKAGGAIVPLDLDAPVERNRHMLTDSGASICLINTNTLPIPDDVALLIDVSQPEIYMDKPITVPQSQVGPDHLVAIYYTSGTTGKPKGVSVRHQGWVNRICWMQHQFKLESHETVLQKTTLTFDDVGLEYFWTWMAKARVALLEPGFHRDPYAIIQALKQYEVAIVFFVPSMLKMILERIDGADLEQLASLREVFSSGEALKPEMVAAFHNHLPERNLHNSYGVTEVSIDSTIHMNVQLEGRRARRNISIGRPIGNNFIYVLDEMQNPVPIGVHGHLYIGGVGLARGYYGDPLKTEQAFFANPFTDGRIYRTGDIAYYDATGKLYIVGRIDNQMKIRGMRVELGEITDVISRHADIQECAMLAERWGEDEELSLSAYIQLAPSSEVLSTDLRNFCRTLLPSHMIPSRFITIDRIPLNSNGKLDKAALKQLDCGTLKDYIAAPQDELEEKVMQIFMDILGVDTIHLHESFFDQGGHSIKAVRLMDVLNRTFHTELSVITLFDYSTVTEIADIIREGNLPQDQSIVVLKEGGRVDDSPLFLLPTGGGNLINYYELVSQLEGLNIYGFVPKGYENDEEPLYTVQELAQYYYGVLTQLNPLGPYRLLGWSFGGNVAFEMARIIEDAGQQLEWLIILDAPARNHKRDVRPINKMEALAELANNNGYEFKRNADYEDQLKEAMNHFPGENTLRHLKVRLANEVAFDNYYSAEPIQSDIHLLYATAQDERSPVPLTDAQSWHAKTTGTCTSTPIPGHHENLIDYNHAVNVAQYVNQMVKGWIR, from the coding sequence GTGAAAAAATCCGGTGCAGTAATAAACAAAAGCGAACTGATTGATCGAATATTAAGTCAGATGAATGTGACCAATACAGTACAGCGCACTTCTCGCGACATCAATCGCTTTCCGCTGTCTTTTGCTCAGAAGAGATTGTGGCTTCAGCAACAGATTGAGCCGGGAAGTACGGCATACAACATGGTTTTTGCCAATGAGATTAGAGGAGAGTTCGATGAGTCGGCATTTGAGCAAGCCATCGGACTGATGGTGGACAGGCAAGAGTTACTGCAGATTCGGATTGATTCCGAAGAGGGTGTACCTTATCAGTATATTTTGAAAGAACAACCGGATTATCAATGGGTTGATCTATCGATGTATCCGGAAGATCAGGCCGAAAGTCAGATTGTCGATGGAATCAAAAGGGCCGATGGCCCTTTTGATTTTACTCGGGACAGACTGTGCAGATTCAAATTATTTAAGCTGAACGATCAACGCCACATTTTTGTTCTGATGATGCATCATATCATCTCGGATGGTCAGTCGATCGAGGTCATACGAAGAGACCTGTTATCTTATTATGAACATTTCCGAGGAGTGGGCCCATTGCCGGCATATAACCCATCCGCGACCCAATATATAGATTACGCAGTATGGCAGAATCAATTACTGGGAAGTAACGAGTTTGCTAATCAGAAGAGGTACTGGCTCGATCAACTGAAGGGACACTCCTACACGCTCACTTTGCCATATGATCATGAGCGTCCGCAGAAACGGAGTGAAGAGGGGATTTCCGTATACTTCACGATTCCGGCACCTCTTACCAGCAAATTAAGAGAGATTTCGGAGAAATATCATTCCACGCTATTTATGGTGATGTATACCTGTTTTGCGATTTTGTTACGCAAGTATTCGGGTGAAACGGATCTGATGATCGGTACGCCTGTCTCCAATCGGCCACAGTCCGATTTGGAGAAGATTGTTGGTTTCTTTGTTAATACACTGGTACTGAGAAGCCGTATCAATGATCAGGAATCATTTCTGAAACACTTGGACGCTTCCAAAAATACGATCCTTGATGCATTTGACCATCAGGATGTACCGATTGATCTGTTGTTCGATGATCTGGTCCAATCCAGAAATACGGGATATTCGCCATTGTTTCAGGTCATGTTCAGTCTGGCGAAGGCGGGAGATTTCGAACAAACAGAACAACAGGCTGTGTTCAGGGAGATCAAGCTGAAGCAGACCAATACATCCAAATTCGACATGTCACTGGATTTGACGGAAGATCGGGATGTGATTAAGGGTACGTTTGAATGTAGTCGGGATCTGTTCCACGTGAGTACGATCGAACGCTGGGCCAGTAATTTTATAGCGTTGCTTGAACATATTGTGGATCATCCAGGGAAGCCAATCGCAGGGGTTGGAGCCGTTAGTGATGAAGAACGACAGAAAGTTCTATATGAATGGAACGATACCGTAATGGATTACCCTGATCATATCTGTGTACATCACCTGTTCGAAGCATCCGTATCCCAAGCCCCGGATCAAGTGGCTGTGGTGTATGGGGGAGAACAATTATCTTATCGCGATCTGGACCGCCAAGCGAATCAATTGGCTCATCTTCTGATCGAAAAGGGAATTGGACCTGACAAGGCGGTAGCCATTGGCATAGAACGTTCGCTGCATTTGCCCATTGCCCTTCTTGCCGTGTTAAAAGCAGGAGGAGCTATCGTGCCTCTGGATCTGGATGCACCTGTGGAGCGAAATCGTCACATGTTAACAGATTCGGGAGCGTCTATCTGTCTCATCAATACAAATACGTTGCCGATCCCGGATGATGTTGCCCTTCTGATCGACGTATCTCAACCTGAAATATATATGGACAAGCCGATTACAGTTCCACAGTCACAAGTGGGGCCTGATCATTTGGTAGCTATTTATTATACTTCAGGCACTACAGGGAAACCGAAAGGGGTATCTGTACGGCACCAGGGGTGGGTGAACCGTATCTGCTGGATGCAGCATCAATTCAAGCTGGAATCCCATGAAACAGTACTTCAGAAAACAACTCTGACCTTTGATGATGTCGGTCTTGAATACTTCTGGACATGGATGGCAAAGGCAAGGGTTGCACTGTTGGAGCCAGGATTTCATCGTGATCCGTATGCGATCATTCAAGCTTTGAAGCAATATGAAGTTGCCATCGTCTTTTTTGTTCCAAGTATGTTGAAGATGATTTTGGAGCGAATTGATGGGGCGGATCTGGAACAGTTAGCGTCATTACGGGAAGTATTCTCAAGTGGAGAGGCATTGAAGCCCGAGATGGTTGCAGCGTTTCACAACCATCTTCCCGAGCGTAATCTGCATAACAGTTACGGGGTAACCGAGGTTTCCATTGATTCGACCATTCATATGAATGTGCAATTAGAAGGTCGCCGTGCTCGAAGAAATATATCCATAGGACGGCCAATCGGGAACAATTTCATCTACGTGCTGGATGAAATGCAGAATCCGGTGCCCATCGGCGTTCATGGTCACTTGTATATTGGTGGAGTTGGGCTGGCGAGGGGGTACTATGGAGATCCTTTAAAGACCGAACAGGCTTTCTTCGCGAACCCGTTTACGGATGGAAGGATATACAGGACGGGCGACATTGCATATTACGACGCCACTGGCAAGTTATACATTGTCGGTCGAATAGACAACCAAATGAAGATCAGAGGCATGCGTGTAGAATTGGGGGAAATCACGGATGTAATCTCCAGACACGCTGATATTCAGGAGTGTGCGATGCTGGCTGAGAGATGGGGAGAGGATGAAGAACTGTCACTGAGTGCTTATATTCAGCTGGCTCCATCTTCTGAGGTTCTCAGTACGGACCTTCGCAACTTCTGCCGAACCCTGCTGCCAAGTCACATGATTCCCTCACGTTTCATTACGATTGATCGTATTCCTCTGAACAGTAACGGTAAGTTGGATAAGGCAGCGCTGAAGCAGCTGGACTGTGGCACATTGAAGGATTATATCGCTGCTCCGCAGGATGAGCTGGAAGAAAAGGTCATGCAGATCTTTATGGATATCCTTGGTGTGGACACGATCCATCTTCATGAAAGCTTTTTCGATCAGGGGGGACATTCGATCAAAGCCGTCCGTTTAATGGATGTTCTGAACAGAACATTTCATACCGAGCTATCCGTGATCACCTTGTTTGATTACTCCACCGTGACCGAGATTGCAGATATCATTCGAGAGGGGAACCTTCCTCAAGATCAATCAATTGTTGTGTTGAAAGAAGGTGGTCGTGTTGATGACTCTCCACTGTTTCTCCTTCCGACGGGTGGCGGCAACCTGATCAATTATTATGAGTTGGTTAGCCAACTGGAAGGCCTGAATATATACGGATTTGTGCCAAAAGGATATGAAAACGACGAAGAACCGCTCTATACCGTCCAGGAACTGGCTCAGTATTATTATGGTGTTCTTACGCAATTGAATCCGCTAGGCCCGTACCGATTGCTGGGTTGGTCCTTTGGTGGCAATGTGGCATTTGAAATGGCACGAATCATTGAAGATGCGGGACAACAGCTGGAGTGGCTGATTATTCTGGATGCACCTGCCCGAAACCATAAGCGGGATGTTCGTCCTATAAACAAGATGGAGGCTCTTGCCGAATTAGCAAACAACAACGGATATGAGTTCAAGCGCAATGCAGACTATGAGGACCAGTTAAAAGAAGCCATGAATCACTTCCCAGGTGAAAACACGCTTAGACATCTCAAAGTGCGTCTGGCCAATGAAGTGGCTTTTGATAACTACTACTCAGCAGAACCGATTCAGTCCGACATCCATCTGTTGTACGCAACCGCTCAGGATGAACGAAGTCCAGTGCCGTTAACGGATGCACAGTCGTGGCATGCCAAGACGACCGGTACATGCACTTCAACTCCTATTCCAGGTCATCATGAGAATCTGATCGACTACAATCATGCTGTGAATGTGGCTCAATATGTGAATCAAATGGTGAAGGGATGGATCAGATGA
- a CDS encoding MFS transporter translates to MEIFKNKNFSLMFFGRILTNIGDSLYAVSAMWLVYNLGGSSFYTGLAGFLSILPKIIQLLSGPMIDRIPIRGILVYSQLIQAVLLLIVPIAAYYDFLSVGLVLVITPILNICNTWVYPVQMSALPRVLEKHQLTQGNSLFSIAYQGIDVACNAISGILIVALGAVSLYFWNAIGFFIGALLFSQLRIAPYIMESKMKKEQDTYDETTEQVNGSTPSGMRLFFRNYTDDLVSGIRLLTRTALAKLLFGIMVINAAGGATFSVLPIYSDEIGGADIYGLMLMAQALGSVIGATCAPYLRLENVRLGLLYSVAYIISGIAWIGCIFTPWSWLSILVYGLAWVPGGAVNVIINTVVQKGVPQQYLGLVFSATMALSGIAMPIGSLIGGTLGVWLQSSTVITLCGITVVLVGVYWMFDRVSRNLPKTEQLDEGYFNFTSRGGTARSNTEMGA, encoded by the coding sequence ATGGAGATTTTCAAAAACAAGAACTTCAGTTTGATGTTTTTTGGCAGAATCTTGACCAACATCGGAGATAGCTTATATGCGGTATCCGCCATGTGGCTGGTCTACAATCTGGGAGGATCCTCATTTTATACAGGACTCGCAGGTTTTTTGTCCATTTTGCCGAAAATTATTCAACTGTTATCCGGACCAATGATAGATCGGATCCCGATTCGAGGGATTCTGGTATATAGTCAGTTAATTCAGGCCGTATTGTTATTAATTGTCCCTATTGCTGCGTACTATGACTTTCTGAGTGTAGGCCTGGTACTGGTGATCACCCCTATTCTGAACATATGTAATACTTGGGTGTACCCTGTTCAGATGTCAGCTCTGCCAAGAGTATTGGAGAAACACCAACTCACGCAGGGCAATTCCTTGTTCTCCATCGCTTATCAGGGGATTGATGTGGCTTGTAATGCCATCTCCGGGATCCTCATTGTTGCGCTTGGTGCGGTATCTTTGTATTTTTGGAATGCCATCGGTTTCTTCATAGGTGCGTTATTATTCTCCCAATTGCGGATCGCTCCTTATATCATGGAATCGAAAATGAAGAAGGAACAGGATACATATGATGAGACTACTGAACAGGTGAATGGGAGTACACCGTCAGGAATGCGTTTGTTTTTTAGGAATTACACGGATGATTTAGTGAGTGGAATCAGGCTGCTTACACGGACGGCATTGGCCAAATTACTCTTTGGCATTATGGTTATAAATGCTGCGGGAGGAGCAACTTTTAGTGTACTTCCCATATATAGTGATGAGATCGGTGGAGCCGATATCTACGGGTTGATGCTGATGGCACAGGCGCTCGGCAGCGTCATTGGTGCAACATGTGCACCGTATCTTAGGCTGGAAAATGTACGTTTGGGTCTGTTGTATTCTGTGGCGTACATCATATCAGGAATTGCCTGGATCGGGTGCATATTTACCCCATGGAGTTGGCTAAGCATTCTGGTATACGGACTGGCTTGGGTTCCGGGCGGAGCCGTTAACGTTATCATCAATACCGTTGTGCAGAAGGGGGTGCCGCAGCAGTATTTGGGTTTGGTTTTCTCCGCGACGATGGCTTTAAGCGGCATAGCTATGCCAATAGGCAGCTTGATCGGCGGTACGTTGGGAGTCTGGCTACAGAGTTCTACAGTCATTACCTTATGTGGAATTACCGTTGTTTTGGTAGGTGTATACTGGATGTTCGATCGCGTATCCCGCAACCTCCCCAAGACGGAGCAACTGGATGAAGGATATTTCAATTTCACATCACGTGGCGGCACGGCTCGCTCGAATACCGAAATGGGGGCTTAA
- a CDS encoding effector binding domain-containing protein, with product MLHEEARFDQELFWQYVNSIMELTRRTANQPLDRELSSAVSFTYSKIMEYLQWHQLDRDVYEIKQFPYVYAHQIVNLLGNVVNGFYKGIVIDEASFDEEFPNPAFTGEMAEEQPTILQLGYYKQHTNVHALAFREEDGTYRIVLNEEEDRDLADSRLSRGEVEGTYLFTAPDASSAHQCFHEWVMENRAPYRSRRGVHLMNVNDKVIEQQSLTFVGIKRTFSCVDGENLREIPKMWQDALADGIEERLNGFNNGAIPGLVGICIDQRELKDNQMEYWIATSYSGEVPEGLVSIELPASHWVVFEADELKPEAIQRLWHHIMTEWFPSTSYQHAGIPELEVYRGHGTPPQVWIPVKSV from the coding sequence ATGCTGCATGAGGAGGCACGTTTCGATCAGGAACTGTTCTGGCAATACGTGAACAGTATTATGGAACTGACTCGTCGTACTGCCAATCAGCCTTTGGATCGAGAACTTTCCAGTGCGGTCAGCTTTACATATTCCAAAATCATGGAGTATCTGCAATGGCACCAGTTGGATCGTGATGTGTATGAGATTAAACAGTTTCCATATGTCTACGCACATCAGATTGTGAATCTGCTAGGCAATGTAGTCAACGGCTTCTATAAAGGTATCGTAATAGATGAAGCCAGTTTCGATGAGGAGTTCCCCAATCCGGCTTTCACAGGCGAAATGGCAGAAGAGCAACCAACCATTTTGCAATTAGGCTATTATAAACAACATACGAATGTACACGCCCTTGCCTTTCGAGAGGAAGATGGGACGTATCGAATTGTTTTGAATGAAGAAGAGGATCGGGATCTTGCAGATTCCAGGCTGAGTCGCGGAGAGGTAGAGGGAACGTATCTTTTTACGGCTCCGGATGCCAGCAGCGCCCACCAATGTTTTCATGAATGGGTCATGGAGAACCGTGCCCCATATCGCTCTCGGAGAGGAGTCCATCTAATGAATGTGAATGATAAGGTGATCGAACAGCAGTCTCTTACCTTTGTGGGCATCAAACGAACGTTCTCTTGTGTGGATGGTGAGAATTTAAGAGAAATTCCTAAGATGTGGCAGGATGCTTTGGCAGACGGCATTGAGGAACGTTTAAACGGGTTCAATAACGGAGCTATTCCCGGTCTGGTGGGTATCTGTATAGATCAGCGAGAGCTGAAGGACAATCAAATGGAGTATTGGATTGCTACCTCTTACTCAGGTGAAGTGCCTGAAGGTTTGGTGTCCATCGAACTTCCCGCGTCCCATTGGGTTGTATTTGAAGCGGATGAATTAAAGCCGGAGGCGATACAACGGTTGTGGCACCATATTATGACAGAGTGGTTTCCTTCCACTTCATATCAGCACGCAGGGATTCCGGAACTTGAAGTGTACAGAGGTCACGGCACACCTCCCCAAGTCTGGATACCTGTAAAATCTGTGTGA
- a CDS encoding CBS domain-containing protein: MEISYFLLPKAEVAYIKSTASMKDAIEQLESHHYTAIPVIDQDGKYVATLSEGDLLWKMRNTPGLTFDTMDQVQVHEINNRVYNECVFIEAEMEDMLTLAADQNFVPVVDVDRVFLGIIRRKDIIEYYTRNISD, from the coding sequence ATGGAAATCAGCTATTTTTTACTCCCCAAAGCCGAAGTGGCCTATATCAAGTCTACCGCTTCCATGAAAGATGCTATTGAGCAATTGGAATCGCACCACTACACCGCCATTCCCGTGATTGACCAGGATGGAAAATATGTTGCTACCCTCTCCGAAGGCGATTTGTTATGGAAAATGCGAAATACACCCGGATTGACTTTTGATACGATGGATCAGGTTCAGGTCCATGAGATTAACAATCGGGTATATAATGAATGTGTATTCATTGAGGCTGAAATGGAGGATATGCTGACACTTGCAGCAGACCAAAATTTTGTGCCTGTGGTGGATGTCGATCGTGTCTTCCTCGGTATTATCCGTCGTAAGGATATTATTGAATACTATACGCGTAACATTTCGGATTAG